In the Streptomyces sp. WMMC940 genome, GGGGGACGACGCCGTCGGGGCCCAGGGTCCCGATCCGGCCGCGCCACAGCCGCCAGCCGCGGGAGCGGTACAGTTCCGCGCCGTCGTCGGACGCCGAGAGCGCGCCGAGTTCGTACGCCCCGTCGATCACCCTCTCCAGCGCGCCCATCACCCGCCCGCCCAGCCCCTGGCGCCGGCGGTCGGCCCGGACGGCGACCGCCTCGACATAACCGACGCGGTACGAGCGTCCGCCGTGCACCACCCGGCGCATGATCACACTTCCATGGGCGGCGAGGCCGTCCCGGTCGCGGATGAAGGCGTGGACACCGCCGAGGCCGTGGGACCAGTCGTCGTCGTCGAAGTCGCCGTCGAAGGCGGCGTCGAGCAGGGCGCGGATCTCGCCGAGGGCGGCTTCGGACAGCTGATAGGTGTGGGCCGTGCGCAGCGACCCGGTCGTGTTGTCCGTCATGCGGGCAACTCTGTCAGTCCCGGGCGGCCCCGCTCCTTCCGAGGCCCGCACTGGCGTCGGTAATCCGCCATCTCCGGGGGCGGGTCGGGCCCGCCGCGCCGCCGCGCTCCGAGCCGCCGCACGGGGCGGGGACGCCCCGGCCGATCCGAGCTGTGCGCGAACGGCCGGGCCCGCCGCTCCGCGAGCACGTCGGAGCGGTCGGGCCACGAGCGGGCGGCGACCGGAACGTACGGAGTCACGGGGCGCCGCTGTCCGCCCGCGAGTGCGGGTGCGAGGACGGGGTCCTCCGCCGCGCCGCGAACCGGCGGCGCGAACGGGCCGGACCGGGCCGGAACCGGGCCGGAACCGAGCCGGATCCTGGGCCCGGGATGAGGGCCCGTGAGGGGGTCCCCGCTCCGCGCGGCGCGCTCCGCTGCGCCGCGTCCTACCGGGAAGTGGCCTTCTCCAGCTGGCGGGCGACCCGCCCCACCCAGTCGGTGAACTCCTCGCGGTGGTGCGCCTCACCGCCGCGCAGCGCGCTGACCTGCGGATCCGTGAGGCGGTCAGGTCCCGCCGCCGCCAGGAGCCGGTGCAGCTCCTTCATCACGGAAGCGAGTCGTTGCGCATCGGAATGCTCGATGGCGTCGACCCCGTGACCGGGACCGAGGGTGGTGGAACCAGGCATGACGTGCCTCCTCGCGCGGGCCCCCTCCCCAGCAGCGTAAGCCCGCCCCCGGCCGGGCGCCGGACGTGAGCCGCCCCCGGCCGGTCCGTGGGGAACCGGCGGGGGGGCGGTGTTCACGGTGCCGGGCCGTACGGCCCGGCACACAGGGCGTCAGCCCATGTGCGGGTAGCCGTACTCGGTCGGCGGGACCAGCGTCTCCTTGATCGCGCGGGTCAGCGTCCAGCGCATCAGGTTCTGCGGGGCGCCCGCCTTGTCGTTGGTGCCGGAGGCACGGCCGCCGCCGAAGGGCTGCTGGCCGACGACGGCGCCGGTCGACTTGTCGTTGATGTAGAAGTTGCCCGCGGCGTAGCGGAGCTTGTCCATCGTGTACGCGGTCGCCGCACGGTCACCGGAGATGACCGAGCCGGTCAGCGCGTACGCCGACACCGACTCCATCTGCTCCAGCATCTCCTCGTACCTGTCGTCCTCGTAGACGTGCACCGCGAGGAACGGGCCGAAGTACTCGGTGGTGAAGACCTCGTTCGAAGGGTCCGTGCACTCGACGACCGTGGGACGGACGAACCAGCCCTCGGAGTCGTCGTACGTGCCGCCGGCGACGATCGTGCAGGTCGGGTCTTCCTTCGCACGGTCGATCGCGGCCTTGTTCTTGGCGAAGGCCCGCTCGTCGATGACGGCGCCGATGAAGTTCGTCAGGTCGGTGACGTCCCCCATCCTGATGCCGTCGACCTCGGTCGCGAACTCCTCCTTGAAGCCCGAGTTCCAGATGGAGGCCGGGACGTACGCACGCGAGGTCGCGGAGCACTTCTGGCCCTGGAACTCGAAGGCGCCGCGGGTCAGCGCGGTCTTCAGGATCGCGCGGTCGGCGCTGGGGTGCGCGACGACGAAGTCCTTGCCGCCGGTCTCGCCGACGATGCGGGGGTAGGAGCGGTACTTCTCGATGTTGTTGCCGACCGTCTTCCACAGGTGCTGGAAGGTCCGGGTCGAACCGGTGAAGTGGATACCGGCCAGGTCGGGGTGGTTCAGCGCGACCTCGGAGACGGCGATGCCGTCGCCCGTGACCAGGTTGATGACGCCCTTGGGCAGCCCGGCCTCCTCCAGCAGCTCCATGAGCAGCACGGCGGCGTGGGTCTGGGTCGGGGACGGCTTCCAGACCACCACGTTGCCCATCAGGGCCGGGGCGGTGGGCAGGTTGCCGGCGATGGCCGTGAAGTTGAACGGCGTGATCGCGTAGACGAAGCCCTCCAGCGGGCGGTGGTCCAGCCGGTTCCACACACCCGGGGAGTTGGCCGGCGGCTGCTCGGCCAGGATCTGGCGGGCGTAGGCGACGTTGAACCGCCAGAAGTCGATGAGCTCGCAGGGAGTGTCGATCTCGGCCTGCTGCGCGGTCTTCGACTGACCCAGCATGGTGGAGGCGGCCAGCGTCTCGCGCCAGGGACCGGCCAGCAGCTCGGCGGCGCGCAGGATGATCGCGGCGCGGTCGTCGAACGACATCGCGCGCCACGCCGGGGCGGCGGCCAGGGCCGCGTCGATCGCGTCCTGCGCGTCCTGCTGGGTGGCGCCCCGGAAGGTGCCGATGACGGCCTGGTGGTTGTGCGGCTGGACGACCTTGAACTCCTCGCCGCCACCCATGCGCTTCTCGCCGCCGATGGTCATCGGGAGGTCGATGGGGTTCTCGGCCAGCTCCTTGAGCTTGGCCTCCAGCCGGGCACGCTCGGCCGAACCGGGAGCGTAGCCGTGCACCGGCTCGTTGACGGGGGTGGGGACCTGGGTCACAGCGTCCATGGCTACCTCTTCCGAGTGAATGGCAGACTCCAGCCGGGAGGAGCTGAAGCGGTGGCATGTGTCGAGTCGCGGTCAGGGCTTGACCGTCACGCGCTCGCTGCGGCGGGTGAGTGAGAAGCCCCTCGGGGCGGAGTCACGAGTTCCGTAACTCCTCTGCACGGAAACGGGTCCGGCTCAGTCGGCCGAAGGGCGGCGGTTGCCGCCATCCGGCATCCGTCTGGGTGGTGGCAGTCCGAAGCTCCCTCTCCGCATCAGTTCTTGGTGATCATCGAGCGGACGAAGAACAACAGGTTGGCCGGCTTCTCCGCGAGGCGGCGCATGAAGTAGCCGTACCAGTCGGTCCCGTACGCCGTGTACACCCGCATCCGGTGGCCCTCGGCCGCCAGGCGCAGGTGCTCCTCGCTCCGGATCCCGTACAGCATCTGGAACTCGTACTCGTCCAGTTTGCGCCCGGCGCGGCGCGCGAGCTCCTGGCTGACGGAGATCAGTCGCGGGTCGTGGGACCCGATCATCGGGTAGCCCGTGCCGTCCATCAGGATCTTCAGGATACGGACGTACGCCTTGTCGACCTCGGCCTTGTCCTGGTGGGCGACGGAGGCCGGCTCCTTGTACGCGCCCTTCACGATACGCACGCGGCTGCCGTTGGCGGCGAGGCGGCGGGCGTCCTCCTCGGTGCGGAACAGATAGGCCTGGATCACGCACCCGGTCTGCGGGAAGTCCTTACGCAGTTCCTCGTGGACGGCGAACATCGAGTCCAGGGTGGTGTGGTCCTCGGCGTCCAGGGTGACGGTGGTGCCGATCGCGGCGGCGGCCTCGACGACCGGGCGGACGTTCTCGAGCGCCAGCTCGTGACCGCCCTCCAAGGACTGGCCGAACATCGACAGCTTGACCGACATCTCGGCCCTGGTGCCCAGGCCCAGCGGCTCGAGGTGCTCGATCAGCCGCAGATATGCGTCGCGCGCGGCGGTGGCCTGCTCACGGGTGGTGATGTCCTCGCCGACCACGTCCAGGGTGACCTCGAGCCCCTTGGCGGTGAGATCGGCGACGATCGGGATGACCTGATCGACCGTCTCTCCGGGGATGAAGCGGTCGACGACCGACTTCGTCATCGGCGCGGCCGAGACGAGACGACGCATCCTGTCGCTGCGTGACGCGGCGAGGATCACGGGACCCAGCACGGGCACCTCCACGGAAACACGGGTAGCAGGGGCCGGAACCGCCTGCGCGGTGTACGGCACGGATAACCACCGTGAAACCTAAATATCGCTCCGGCGCCGGGCCATCGACACCTGTCACGCATCCAGCCGCACCTCTTCAGACATTTGTCTGAAGAGGTGTCCGCCCGATGGGAGAATGTCCGGGTGAAGGGCGATTACCAGGAACTGGTGGACGAGATATCGGGGCTGCTGGGCGTTCCGGCGACCCTGGAGAACCGGGATTTCGAACTGATCGCGTTCGGAGCGCACGACAGCGACGACGACAGCGCCATGGACCCCGTGCGCACCCGCTCGATCCTCACCAGGAAGTCCACCCCGGCGGTGCGCTCCTGGTTCGAGGGTTTCGGCATCACCAGGGCGACCGGACCGGTGCGGATCCCGGCGGCCCCTGAGGCCGGTGTCTTCCGCGACCGGATCTGCCTCCCCGTCCGCCATCGCGGGATCGTCCTCGGCTACGTGTGGCTGCTCGACGCCCGGCCCGGCCCGACGGCCGGTCAGCTGACCTCGGCCATGCAGGTGACCGACCGGATCGGCGCCCTGCTCGCCGACGAGGAAAGGGCGGGCACGGATCTGTCCCGGGAGTTGCGCGCCGTGCTCACCGCCGAGCGCGGCTGGCAGTACGACATGGCCCTCGCGGCCCTCCGCACGGCGCTCGGGCCTGCCGCCGAAGGGCTCCACACCGTGGTGTGCGTGGCTCCGTGGTCCTCCGGGGGCGCCCCGACGGCGCGCGCGGTCACCGGGGCCTCGGCCCTGTGCACGGTGCCCTGGCCCTGGCCCGCCGGCTCCGCCGCGGGGCGCTCCCAGGCCGCCCCCGCGCCCCACGCGGGCGACGGCGCCTCCTCCGGCCCCGGCGACCCGGGTCACGGTGCCACGGCCTCGCCGGGAAGGACCAGGAAGGGCGGACGCGGCAGACCCAAGCCGGACGAGGGGCCTCGTACCGTCACGGACCTGGCCGGCGACGCCGGTGCCGACGGGCACGCCCTCGCCGTCCTGGTGCGTCTGCGCGCCGCGGACGTGCTCGCGCCCGCCCTCACCGCGGCCGGCCGGCTCTCGGAGGCCACCGCATCGGCCGCCGCGGGCATCGCCCTGCCCCGCCGGGGCATGGGCGACCTCGCCGCGTCCTGGCGGGAGGCCGCCTCTGCCGCGCGCGCCGTCCTCGCCGAACCCGGGCTCGGCCCGGTCGCCGACTGGTCCTCGATCGGCCCGTACCGGCTGCTGACCGCGCTGCCCGCGGGCCGTTCCCGCGACCCCTCGGCCGCGGCACTGCTCACGCCGGCGCATGCCGAACTCGCCCGTACCGCCGAACTGTTCCTGGACTGCGCCGGTCAGGCGGGCCGTGCGGCCGCCGCCCTCGGCATCCACCGCCAGACCCTCTACTACCGCCTCTCCCGGGTGGAACAGCTCACCGGCCTCGATCTCGACGACGGCGAGGACAGGCTGCTGCTGCACATGGCCCTGAAGGCCGCCCGGCTGTGACCCGGGGCAGGATCCCCGACTCCGTCGGCGATGAAGGCGAGTTGGCAGTGGGCCGGCAAATCCGCGGTCTCGTCGACAACGGCAACGTTCAGCGACCCGCTTCGAAGCTCTTTCGGTCTTCGTTCAGCCTGCGTTGCTCGTCCTCCGTGCGGACCCGACATGGCAGTACGTAGGCGGGGGCGGCGCCCGCCGTGCCCCGGCCCCGGGTGCGACGGAGCCCCGTCCGCCGCACTCGACGAACTGGGCTTCCGTCGTACCAAGTCGGCAGCGTTGCGGGCCGGAGAGCTGCCGCACACTGCACAGGCACGTGCAGCCCGAGCGACGGCGACACCGTCCCCAGAAGCTGGCACATCGCCGAACTCGACGACGCGGGCAGGCCGGTCCGCCTCGCGGCCGCTCCGGCCGACCTGACCCGCATCATCCGCGAGCTGGGCGCTGCGACCACCACAAACACCGTGGACCCCGAACCGTGACCGCCTCCGGCGGCTTACGGCGACGGCCGGCACCGTTGAGGGTTCTTCAGCTCCGAGCAGGGTGTCGGCTGTGAGGCCGGCCGCCGTCGTCGTGCGCGGCCGTGCGGGCCGGCTCACGGATACCGGGAGACAGCCGGGGCGCGGCTTCGTGAGCCGGCGACCGAGGTGCGCGCCGTGGCCCACCAGGGCATCAGCGACGAGGAGTAGTGGCCGCACTCAAGGTCCCGCGCAAGACGGTGGCCGATGTCGAGGGCGACGGGACTCCCGGTGATCCGTCCTGAGTTCGCGGTCTTGTGACGGACTCAGCCGGGAACGGGAGCGGCCACCGCGTGATCACCGGTTGGTGCGTGGACAAACGAAGATCGTGCGGTGGCCGCGGGCCATGGCGTAGCCCCTGCTCGCCGGCGGGAGATGTTCGACCCTGGTCATGGCCCGGATCGCGGGCCGCTTCGGCGAATTGAGCCAAGGGCGAGTGCTGCCGGCTGTCCACTCGGACGGCTGTCGCCGGCGGATAGGCGCTGACCTGCAGAAACGCTCCTTCCGGGGAGTCCCGTCCCCCTTCGGGTGAACGGCGCATGACGGTGATCGGGGCAGGGCAGCTTGATCGCGTCCTCCCGTCGCCAGGGACGGGGTCCTCCACCGCACTCCGGGAATCGCCATGCCCCGCAGGTCCGCCCTGTCAGCCGCGGCACTCGCCGCCGCCCTCTCCCCCGCGCTGCTCCCCGCCCCGGCGGGCGCGGTCCCCGTCGCGCCCGCCGCCCCCGGCCAGGTCTGCTTCTGGACCGGGGCCGGGCAGCACGGAACCGGATGGTGCTACAGCCCGCCGGGCTACCGGGACGTCCCCGGCTTCCTGCACGACAACGCCGCGTCCTTCCGCTCCGACGTCGACCGCGACGTGTACGCGATCGACTGGGCCCGCGGCACCTGCTACGCCCGGCTGATCCGCGCCCACGACCACAGCGACAACTGGTCCTGGGGATCCCGGATCGACGGGGTCGCCGACACCGATCAGGGCTGCGAGGCCGGCTGAGCCGTGCGCACCCTGCGAACCGCGTGCGCCGCCGTCGCGGCGCTGGTCCTCGCCGGATGCGCGGGCGGGCCCGTCCGCACCGCCCCGGATCC is a window encoding:
- a CDS encoding GNAT family N-acetyltransferase, encoding MTDNTTGSLRTAHTYQLSEAALGEIRALLDAAFDGDFDDDDWSHGLGGVHAFIRDRDGLAAHGSVIMRRVVHGGRSYRVGYVEAVAVRADRRRQGLGGRVMGALERVIDGAYELGALSASDDGAELYRSRGWRLWRGRIGTLGPDGVVPLPDEEDSTFLRQPPGRPCPDPDAASLLFDWRDGDVL
- the pruA gene encoding L-glutamate gamma-semialdehyde dehydrogenase, which encodes MDAVTQVPTPVNEPVHGYAPGSAERARLEAKLKELAENPIDLPMTIGGEKRMGGGEEFKVVQPHNHQAVIGTFRGATQQDAQDAIDAALAAAPAWRAMSFDDRAAIILRAAELLAGPWRETLAASTMLGQSKTAQQAEIDTPCELIDFWRFNVAYARQILAEQPPANSPGVWNRLDHRPLEGFVYAITPFNFTAIAGNLPTAPALMGNVVVWKPSPTQTHAAVLLMELLEEAGLPKGVINLVTGDGIAVSEVALNHPDLAGIHFTGSTRTFQHLWKTVGNNIEKYRSYPRIVGETGGKDFVVAHPSADRAILKTALTRGAFEFQGQKCSATSRAYVPASIWNSGFKEEFATEVDGIRMGDVTDLTNFIGAVIDERAFAKNKAAIDRAKEDPTCTIVAGGTYDDSEGWFVRPTVVECTDPSNEVFTTEYFGPFLAVHVYEDDRYEEMLEQMESVSAYALTGSVISGDRAATAYTMDKLRYAAGNFYINDKSTGAVVGQQPFGGGRASGTNDKAGAPQNLMRWTLTRAIKETLVPPTEYGYPHMG
- a CDS encoding proline dehydrogenase family protein; this encodes MLGPVILAASRSDRMRRLVSAAPMTKSVVDRFIPGETVDQVIPIVADLTAKGLEVTLDVVGEDITTREQATAARDAYLRLIEHLEPLGLGTRAEMSVKLSMFGQSLEGGHELALENVRPVVEAAAAIGTTVTLDAEDHTTLDSMFAVHEELRKDFPQTGCVIQAYLFRTEEDARRLAANGSRVRIVKGAYKEPASVAHQDKAEVDKAYVRILKILMDGTGYPMIGSHDPRLISVSQELARRAGRKLDEYEFQMLYGIRSEEHLRLAAEGHRMRVYTAYGTDWYGYFMRRLAEKPANLLFFVRSMITKN
- a CDS encoding PucR family transcriptional regulator, whose product is MKGDYQELVDEISGLLGVPATLENRDFELIAFGAHDSDDDSAMDPVRTRSILTRKSTPAVRSWFEGFGITRATGPVRIPAAPEAGVFRDRICLPVRHRGIVLGYVWLLDARPGPTAGQLTSAMQVTDRIGALLADEERAGTDLSRELRAVLTAERGWQYDMALAALRTALGPAAEGLHTVVCVAPWSSGGAPTARAVTGASALCTVPWPWPAGSAAGRSQAAPAPHAGDGASSGPGDPGHGATASPGRTRKGGRGRPKPDEGPRTVTDLAGDAGADGHALAVLVRLRAADVLAPALTAAGRLSEATASAAAGIALPRRGMGDLAASWREAASAARAVLAEPGLGPVADWSSIGPYRLLTALPAGRSRDPSAAALLTPAHAELARTAELFLDCAGQAGRAAAALGIHRQTLYYRLSRVEQLTGLDLDDGEDRLLLHMALKAARL